In Elaeis guineensis isolate ETL-2024a chromosome 1, EG11, whole genome shotgun sequence, a genomic segment contains:
- the LOC140854826 gene encoding uncharacterized protein: protein MVRVIGQSQYAVSGYEGESSTVRLLTYSMSDLVLDARRALSTTDEDERIQILREMERTGSGTFVAIGVDAHTCALWYGAVRALDMSYTPSPYASHMPSPHMSSFDAAQMPPPFHLQMTASSSSYIPQMPSPDTSWPHEYDTFLRGIHPCIQMRELNGSLSP, encoded by the exons atggtgcgagtcattggacagtctcagtatgcagtttctggatacgagggcgagagttctactgtacgtcttttg acttattctatgtcggatctcgtgttggacgctcgtcgtgctttatctacgactgatgaggacgagcggattcagatactgcgggagatggagagaacaggttccggaacatttgtggcgattggtgttgatgcacatacctgtgcgctttggtatggagcagttcgggcgctagatatgagttatacgccgtcaccatatgcttcacatatgccatcaccgcatatgtcatcatttgatgctgcacagatgccaccgccttttcatctacagatgacagcgtcttcttcttcgtacatcccccagatgccatcaccggataccagttggccacatgagtatgatacttttttgagaggcatccatccgtgtatccagatgagagagttgaacgggtctctcagtccgtag